In Bacillota bacterium, the DNA window GGGGTGATCCCGTTGACCGTGGGTTTGGATGCTTCCTTTGAGGAGAGCGGACTGGGCACGACGGAGCGCGCCGAGGTGGACGGAGGCGCGCGGGGCGTGGTCCTGGCCGTGGACGACAAGCCCTACATCCGCCAGCTTCTGGCCACGGATCTCGGCCTCCAGGGCTACACGGTGCTGGAGGCGGCGGACGGTGCCGAGGCGCTGGAGCTGGCCGCGCGCCGGCGGCCCGACGTCGTCCTGCTCGACCTGCTCATGCCGGGCCTCGACGGCTACGAGGTGCTGCGCCGCCTGCGCGCCGACCCCGCCACCGCCGACCTGCCCGTCATCATCCTCTCGGCCAGAACGGAGCTGGACGGTCCGCCCGAGGTGCCGGGGGCGCAGGGGTACCTGGTGAAGCCCTTCGACCTGGACGACCTGGAGAGCCAGGTGGCCCGCTGGGTCGAGTACTCGCGGCGAAACCGGAGCGCCTCCTGGCTCTCCGCCTGAACCGGCCGGCCCCGGTGCTGACGGCCCCGCAGCCGGCCGGTTCGTCGTCCCCGCCGGGAGGAGCGGCCTCAGGGCTGCCCTTGCAGGTAGCGGGCGGCCGCCTCGAGCTGCGTGTCGACGACCGGCGGCTGCACCAGCAGGTCCGCCTGCCGCTGGTCGAGGAGGCCGTCGCTCCGCACGGAGCCGCCGTCCGGAACGGGCGCCTGCGCCAGCCAGGGGTCCGAGGTCCAGCTCCCCCGGTTGACCGCCCG includes these proteins:
- a CDS encoding response regulator, encoding MDGGARGVVLAVDDKPYIRQLLATDLGLQGYTVLEAADGAEALELAARRRPDVVLLDLLMPGLDGYEVLRRLRADPATADLPVIILSARTELDGPPEVPGAQGYLVKPFDLDDLESQVARWVEYSRRNRSASWLSA